From one Triticum aestivum cultivar Chinese Spring chromosome 4B, IWGSC CS RefSeq v2.1, whole genome shotgun sequence genomic stretch:
- the LOC100499179 gene encoding oxalate oxidase GF-2.8-like: MGCSKTLVAGLFAMLFLALTVLATDPDPLQDFCVADLDGKAVSLNGHTCKPMSEAGDDFLFSSKLAKAGNTSTPNGSAVTELDVAEWPGTNTLGVSMNRVDFAPGGTNPPHIHPRATEIGIVMKGELLVGILGSLDSGNKLYSRVVRAGETFLIPRGLMHFQFNVGKTEASMVVSFNSQNPGIVFVPLTLFGSNPPIPTPVLTKALRVEAGVVELLKSKFAAGF; encoded by the coding sequence ATGGGGTGCTCTAAAACCCTAGTAGCTGGCTTGTTCGCCATGCTGTTCCTAGCTCTGACCGTCCTAGCCACCGACCCTGATCCTCTCCAGGACTTCTGCGTCGCCGACCTCGACGGCAAGGCGGTGTCGTTGAATGGGCACACGTGCAAGCCCATGTCGGAGGCCGGCGACGACTTCCTCTTCTCATCCAAGCTGGCCAAGGCCGGCAACACGTCCACCCCAAATGGCTCGGCCGTGACGGAGCTCGACGTGGCCGAGTGGCCCGGTACGAACACGCTGGGTGTGTCCATGAACCGTGTGGACTTCGCACCAGGGGGCACCAACCCGCCGCACATCCACCCACGCGCCACCGAGATTGGCATCGTGATGAAAGGTGAGCTCCTCGTGGGAATCCTCGGCAGCCTTGACTCTGGAAACAAGCTCTACTCGAGGGTGGTGCGCGCCGGAGAGACCTTCCTCATCCCGCGGGGCCTCATGCACTTCCAGTTCAACGTCGGTAAGACGGAGGCGTCCATGGTCGTCTCCTTCAACAGCCAGAACCCCGGCATCGTCTTCGTGCCACTCACACTCTTCGGCTCCAACCCACCCATCCCAACACCGGTGCTCACCAAGGCACTCCGGGTGGAAGCCGGGGTCGTGGAACTTCTCAAGTCCAAGTTTGCCGCTGGGTTTTAA
- the LOC123094289 gene encoding oxalate oxidase GF-2.8-like, translating to MGYCKTLAVGLFAMLLLAPAVLATDPDPLQDFCVADLDGKAVSVNGHTCKPMSEAGDDFLFSSKLAKAGNTSTPNGLAVTELDVAEWPGTNTLGVSMNRVDFAPGGTNPPHIHPRATEIGIVMKGELLVGILGSLDSGNKLYSRVVRAGETFLIPRGLMHFQFNVGKTEASMVVSFNSQNPGIVFVPLTLFGSNPPIPTPVLTKALRVEAGVVELLKSKFALGFNSWEPSHK from the coding sequence ATGGGGTACTGTAAAACCCTAGCAGTTGGCCTGTTCGCCATGCTGCTCCTTGCTCCGGCCGTCCTGGCGACCGACCCCGACCCTCTCCAGGACTTCTGCGTCGCCGACCTCGACGGCAAGGCGGTCTCGGTGAACGGGCACACGTGCAAGCCCATGTCGGAGGCCGGCGACGACTTCCTCTTCTCGTCCAAGCTGGCCAAGGCCGGCAACACATCCACCCCAAACGGCTTGGCTGTGACGGAGCTCGACGTGGCCGAGTGGCCTGGGACGAACACACTGGGCGTGTCCATGAACCGTGTGGACTTTGCGCCTGGAGGCACCAACCCACCACACATCCACCCGCGTGCCACCGAGATCGGCATCGTGATGAAAGGTGAGCTCCTCGTTGGAATCCTCGGCAGCCTTGACTCGGGGAACAAGCTCTACTCCAGGGTGGTGCGTGCTGGGGAGACGTTCCTCATCCCGCGCGGCCTCATGCACTTCCAGTTCAACGTCGGTAAGACCGAGGCTTCCATGGTCGTCTCCTTCAACAGCCAAAACCCCGGCATCGTCTTCGTGCCGCTCACCCTCTTCGGCTCCAATCCTCCTATTCCGACGCCGGTGCTCACCAAGGCGCTCCGGGTGGAGGCCGGGGTCGTGGAACTTCTCAAGTCCAAGTTCGCGCTGGGTTTTAATTCCTGGGAGCCTTCCCATAAATAA